A genomic region of Cherax quadricarinatus isolate ZL_2023a chromosome 42, ASM3850222v1, whole genome shotgun sequence contains the following coding sequences:
- the LOC128695582 gene encoding uncharacterized protein isoform X2, whose protein sequence is MRCQHRTYSRSPTADKKASSKNTCCPAKMFLVVKRTHMASGKLSQSTDEYLQEFPTRVYLDFRHNHQLLSPEILRKRDVSEETVQKLTELYKKGHTPLSALEVIKHDLQADYGDQYVFVAADRSKCPDKQFCYRLYYKLFCPKYPKSFGKKMLLELQGHLKPFCEKYDSHCASIEKTEEDNIIIAICSPKHRVIQNENSEDNGQKGLLSVSQGKQSLNVEHSSSNLHMESSPPHLHFNQCHSQSDLLAEGLKTVFDDLLSKLECSPDIYLKPLEAFLKNCQNIKKDNDLVSALQTFGQYSSVTMAISSTLKRQHSADPYKLDPTTIICAKKTKGTRRRLITARPISRQTMSHHENNNSEREVSVHKLSAQEVSVYDEPAHEVSAHEVPAHEVSVHGVSVHEVSAHEISAHEISAHEISAHEVAVHEVSAPEVSVHEVSAHEVSAHEVAAHEVSSNEISAQLSAPEISSHQISAHHIPAHHIQAHQVSAHYISAHHVSSHHVPVRTIPQHNMHLHPTHITFCTPPQRRS, encoded by the exons GTCAACAGATGAATATTTACAAGAATTTCCCACTCGTGTTTACTTGGACTTCAGACACAATCATCAGCTCCTTTCGCCAGAAATTCTTCGCAAAAGAGATGTGTCTGAGGAAACTGTGCAAAAATTGACAGAGCTCTACAAGAAAGGACACACTCCATTATCTGCTTTAGAAGTAATCAAACATGATCTCCAGGCAGATTATGGAGATCAGTATGTCTTTGTTGCTGCAGATAGATCAAAATGCCCTGACAAGCAGTTTTGTTACCG gCTCTACTACAAACTTTTCTGCCCTAAATATCCAAAATCATTTGGGAAAAAAATGTTATTAGAGCTACAGGGGCATTTAAAGCCTTTTTGTGAAAAATATGATTCTCACTGTGCAAGCATTGAAAAAACTGAAGAAGATAATATTATCATTGCAATTTGTTCTCCAAAACACAGAGTGATACAAAATGAAAATAGTGAAGACAATGGCCAAAAAGGTCTTTTATCAGTGTCTCAAGGTAAGCAGTCACTTAATGTAGAACATTCTTCATCAAACCTACACATGGAAAGTTCTCCACCTCACTTACATTTTAATCAGTGTCATTCTCAGAGTGATTTACTGGCTGAGGGCCTTAAAACAGTGTTTGATGATTTGCTGTCCAAATTAGAATGTAGTCCAGATATCTACCTCAAACCTTTAGAGGCATTTTTGAAAAACTGTCAAAATATTAAAAAAGACAATGATTTAGTAAGTGCCTTGCAAACATTTGGTCAGTACTCGAGTGTAACCATGGCTATATCGAGCACCCTAAAGCGTCAGCACTCGGCAGATCCTTATAAATTGGATCCAACAACCATTATCTGTGCAAAGAAGACGAAGGGAACACGACGTCGGTTAATTACGGCACGACCAATCTCTCGCCAAACAATGTCCCACCATGAAAACAACAATTCCGAAAGAGAGGTATCAGTTCACAAGTTATCGGCTCAGGAGGTATCAGTGTATGATGAACCAGCTCATGAAGTATCAGCACATGAGGTACCAGCTCATGAGGTTTCTGTTCATGGGGTATCAGTTCACGAGGTATCAGCACACGAGATATCAGCTCATGAGATATCAGCTCATGAGATATCAGCTCATGAGGTTGCAGTTCATGAGGTTTCAGCACCTGAGGTATCAGTCCATGAGGTATCAGCACATGAAGTATCAGCACATGAGGTAGCAGCGCATGAAGTATCATCTAATGAAATATCAGCTCAGCTATCAGCTCCTGAAATATCGTCACATCAAATATCAGCTCACCATATACCAGCACACCACATACAAGCTCACCAAGTATCAGCTCACTATATATCAGCTCACCATGTATCATCTCACCATGTACCAGTTCGCACTATACCTCAACATAATATGCATTTGCATCCTACACACATTACTTTCTGCACACCTCCACAAAGAAGATCATAA